A stretch of the Panicum virgatum strain AP13 chromosome 9N, P.virgatum_v5, whole genome shotgun sequence genome encodes the following:
- the LOC120687396 gene encoding kinetochore protein NUF2 homolog has protein sequence MASTFSFPEMTPAQLAEALHTFGIAPTANLRAEDIATPQLDLLPGVLSLFLATIVGDDPDDQLGFDLLQKLDNPEHHMGAIGLRSIYGRARDVLESIHFGGLTFRDLTRPEPRRVVYILSAIVNYLHFRHEKLALLNPIAEEFSSVDDRLPEGKARIAELQKVKENHASKEQMDEPAVQQLQAEVNALKQKIQEYNTKQLALRGRAKSIDEKKEGILAKISQADFELMKRSQENSKLLSKIVQSPEKFQKNLEEKKGVRDELKTLEKMAMHKVQDKTNALEMYTKVCEKLSKHLSKIDALHETSTSAKASEKEVKALKAKISDQSLEMKTLHIKADEWRSKVHETEDRLKAKEKEKDQRIGENKQKMAALKSEVESELKCLADRERETEEKVAKAADLCSKADAVEAAGRKKREEIFAQFEQVCETANLYMDGIDHSVREVDEANMTIIGQCVASCGN, from the exons ATGGCGTCCACTTTCTCCTTCCCGGAGATGACGCCGGCTCAGCTCGCGGAGGCGCTGCACACCTTCGGCATCGCGCCCACCGCCAACCTCCGCGCCGAGGACATCGCCACCCCGCAGCTCGACCTCCTCCCCGGcgtcctctccctcttcctcgcCACCATCGTCGG CGACGACCCCGACGACCAGCTAGGGTTCGACCTGCTGCAGAAGCTCGACAACCCGGAGCACCACATGGGCGCCATAGGCCTTAGGAGCATTTACGGGAGGGCACGGGACGTCCTTGAGTCCATCCACTTCGGGGGCCTCACGTTCCGCGACCTCACCCGCCCCGAACCGCGCCGCGTCGTCTACATCCTCAGCGCCATCGTCAACTACCTCCACTTCAGGCACGAGAAGCTCGCCCTCCTCAACCCCATCGCAGAAGAGTTCTCCAGCGTTGACGATCGCCTCCCGGAGGGCAAGGCTAGGATCGCCGAG CTCCAGAAGGTGAAAGAGAATCATGCGTCCAAGGAGCAGATGGACGAGCCTGCCGTCCAGCAGCTCCAGGCGGAGGTCAACGCCCTCAAGCAGAAGATTCAAGAATACAACACAAAGCAGCTGGCGCTGCGAGGCAGAGCAAAGTCCATAGATGAAAAGAAAGAGGGGATCCTTGCCAAG ATCTCCCAAGCTGATTTCGAGTTGATGAAACGCTCCCAAGAAAATTCAAAGCTATTATCCAAAATCGTTCAGTCCCCTGAAAAGTTTCAG AAAAACCTTGAGGAGAAGAAAGGAGTCCGTGATGAGTTAAAGACCTTGGAGAAGATGGCAATGCATAAAGTCCAGgacaaaaccaatgctcttgaGATGTATACAAAG GTCTGTGAGAAACTATCAAAGCATCTCTCTAAAATTGATGCTCTACATGAAACG AGCACTTCTGCTAAAGCTTCTGAGAAGGAGGTTAAAGCACTCAAAGCCAAGATTAGTGATCAAAGTTTGGAGATGAAGACCCTTCATATTAAAGCTGATGAATGGCGATCAAAAG TACATGAAACCGAGGACCGGCTCAaggcaaaggagaaagaaaaggacCAAAGAATCGGAGAGAATAAACAGAAGATGGCTGCACTGAAATCTGAAGTTGAATCAGAACTTAAGTGCCTTGCAGATAGGGAAAGGGAAACTGAGGAGAAAGTTGCAAAG GCTGCTGATTTGTGCTCCAAAGCTGATGCGGTAGAGGCTGCTGGCAGAAAAAAACGAGAGGAAATCTTTGCCCAGTTTGAGCAAGTTTGCGAGACG GCTAACCTGTACATGGATGGCATTGATCATTCCGTCAGAGAAGTTGACGAAGCGAATATGACCATTATAGGCCAGTGTGTCGCTTCATGTGGCAACTAG